GTTCCAATTAAAAAAAgagtaacaaaaataattaaatagctGTTCAAAAAGATGTTCAACCGAGCTGTGGCTGCTGGATTCGAGCATAGGTCTCCACGGCCACAACGTGGAATTCTCATCACTACAGCCACTTTGTTGACTATACTTGGGTTCCTCGTGTGACAAGAAAATCTGTGGATTCTTGCTTGTGGcgacaataaaaaaaatgtttcaagCAATAACTACGGATTCGTACAATCACGTCATTTCTATGCTCTAAAAAATCTGCCTCCAAACCATGCCCGGCAATATAGTACAGAACCACGCGATTCTCTCATCTGGCACTGCAAGAGTGCAAGCTAGACACTACATGGCAGACTAGTACTCGTTGAAGTGTATGGCGCCGAGCTTCCAGACGAGGTAGGCGGTGCCGAACATGATTGTGGTGATGAGCGTGAAGGATACGAGGACGAGGAACACGTCCACCCCGAACGGCAGCTCGAACGTCCACCCGTCCTTGGGCAGTCCGCGCTTGCTGTCGTCGAACAGGTTGCCCGGCGCCTCGGGCAGCCgcgaccgccgccgcccgcccccgGCCCCGGCCTTCTTCGCGTCCGCCTCACGCAGCGCGTCCAGCACCCCGCTCCCGAACTCCGGCTTGGCCGACTTCGACGCCGCCCCCTTCGCCGACGGCTCCGCGTACTTGCCCAGCACCCGCGCCGCGCGCAGCCGCTCCCGCGCCGTCAGCGGCGCCCGCTTCGGTGGCTCGTTCGGCAGTATGCCGTTGGCGCCCGACTGCTGCGGCTGGCCGTTGCCGGGCGTCACCGGCGTATTCTCTGCGCTGGGCCTGGGCGCGGCCGGAGGAGGGGTGGTGGTGGCTGTTTCTTGCGCCGCGGCCGGCGCCGCTTGGTCGTTGTCCGTGGCAGGGCAGGTGGTTCTTGCATGCTTATTCCTTGCCCGCGACAGCAGGAGAAGCTCGGGTGGAAGCTTCTGGAAGGCTGCTGCAGCAGCCGCCGCCTTCTGGAAGGGATGCCTCGAGCAGAAGGTGAGCTGGGTGTATGACGAGGAAGATCTGGGGACTCCTCCTAGCTGAGCATATGTGCGGTTGCATcaagaaccaagaagaaaggagatGGAACTACGAATTAGAGCAACAAGAAGCTTACGTTTGCAGTAACCCTGGACGGGGACGAGCTGAGGCTGGTGGCAGCCATCTTCCTCTCATCCGCTCGGCCAATGCATTTTGTGCTCGAGGCCAGTGAAGATAGCCTTCGTGTGAGGGCGAGGGTGAGGGTGTGGGGCTATCCACGAATCGGATCCGCGAGGTGATTGGTTAGATCCGACAACTGGTTGGGCTGGGCCGATTTTGTGATTCAATACAATCATCAACACAGCGAAATTAGTACTGGTGCCTGGGGGAATAGTTCTTGTACAGGGATTCTTGTGAAGCCTAGATAATCCTTTAGTTAAGTAACCTCTAAATTCTAATGACACTTAGTCATGTCTTCGaactaaaatcaaattaatttgagaAGCAAATGGTCCTAACAGGCTCCAAGTCAGCAATATTATCTACAGTAAACTATAAAAACCTGGGTGTTCCTATTCGGAGTTTCCCTCCACCCGCATGCGCAGCACCTGCCGGCCTGCCACCAAGTTTAAGTCGCGTCTTTTTATATTCTCAAATCAACTGAAtatgaaaaaagagagaaatactTGCACAAGTCCTGGAACAGAAATGTAGGGAACCAAGTCTAGTAATAGTCAACTGTATATTCCACATCTTAACAAGACTGTAGCATCCGCATAAA
The nucleotide sequence above comes from Phragmites australis chromosome 4, lpPhrAust1.1, whole genome shotgun sequence. Encoded proteins:
- the LOC133916321 gene encoding uncharacterized protein LOC133916321, which encodes MAATSLSSSPSRVTANLGGVPRSSSSYTQLTFCSRHPFQKAAAAAAAFQKLPPELLLLSRARNKHARTTCPATDNDQAAPAAAQETATTTPPPAAPRPSAENTPVTPGNGQPQQSGANGILPNEPPKRAPLTARERLRAARVLGKYAEPSAKGAASKSAKPEFGSGVLDALREADAKKAGAGGGRRRSRLPEAPGNLFDDSKRGLPKDGWTFELPFGVDVFLVLVSFTLITTIMFGTAYLVWKLGAIHFNEY